A genomic region of Catalinimonas niigatensis contains the following coding sequences:
- the mutL gene encoding DNA mismatch repair endonuclease MutL produces the protein MSDVIQLLPDAIANQIAAGEVVQRPASVVKELLENAIDASSDHICVIVKDAGKGLIQVKDNGTGMSETDARMSFARHATSKIRRAEDIYAIHTLGFRGEALASIAAVAQVEMVTRTHNQEFGTCLSIEGSSFKDSEPVAAEIGTSISVKNLFFNVPARRTFLKSNAVEMRHIMDEFFRVALARPDISFEFYQNDTLTYNLAKGKLSRRIAELLGDSYRKQILSCQEETPSLKIYGYIGMPEHAKRTRGEQFFFINSRFIKNSYLNHAVMSAYEAMLPEDSFPFYALFIEIDPAEIDVNVHPTKTEIKLADERTVYAIIRAAVKRALGTNLVTPSLDEQRNEENHFSVLSRVSRGGSHTYQDDNDNSQKAFKQHLALKKADTSQWESMYHQPQDSSYFNFDHGTEEKKESENALTFQSAANRMPSGASLFHDPAHGSSEQPFQIHQNYIMIQVKSGMMIIDQQAAHERILYEHYSLALERRTPGHRSGISQQTLFPQTLLLNPSDLVLVQELREEINALGFDFTIFGQNTIVINGVPTDIKGGNEKEIFEGLIEQYKSYQSDLSSNKRESVARSIARRMAVKRGQKLNPAEMSTLIDRLFGCLHSDYAPDGRKTYYILELDQISGFFK, from the coding sequence ATGTCAGATGTCATTCAGCTTCTGCCTGATGCCATTGCTAACCAGATTGCAGCAGGTGAGGTAGTGCAGAGGCCGGCTTCAGTAGTCAAAGAATTATTAGAAAACGCGATAGATGCGTCTAGTGATCACATTTGTGTCATTGTCAAAGATGCCGGGAAAGGGCTTATCCAGGTAAAGGATAATGGTACGGGCATGAGTGAGACGGATGCCCGCATGAGTTTTGCGCGACATGCCACTTCCAAAATACGCCGTGCCGAAGATATTTATGCCATCCATACCTTAGGTTTCAGAGGGGAAGCCTTGGCTTCTATAGCGGCGGTAGCCCAGGTAGAGATGGTTACCCGCACCCACAATCAAGAGTTTGGTACCTGCCTGAGTATAGAAGGATCGTCATTTAAGGATAGTGAACCTGTTGCCGCTGAAATAGGCACTTCCATTAGTGTAAAGAATCTATTTTTCAATGTTCCTGCCCGGCGTACCTTTCTAAAATCAAATGCAGTAGAAATGCGCCATATCATGGATGAATTTTTTCGGGTAGCGCTGGCAAGGCCTGATATATCCTTTGAGTTTTACCAGAATGATACGCTTACCTATAATTTGGCCAAAGGTAAGCTAAGCCGTCGTATTGCGGAGTTGTTGGGAGACAGTTATCGTAAACAAATCCTAAGCTGCCAGGAAGAAACGCCTTCTCTCAAAATTTATGGATATATAGGGATGCCAGAGCATGCCAAGCGCACGCGCGGAGAGCAATTTTTCTTTATCAATAGCAGATTTATCAAGAACAGCTATCTCAATCATGCGGTCATGAGTGCTTATGAGGCCATGTTGCCGGAAGATTCTTTTCCCTTTTATGCCTTATTTATTGAAATTGACCCCGCAGAAATAGATGTCAATGTACATCCTACCAAAACAGAGATCAAACTGGCTGATGAACGTACGGTCTATGCCATCATACGGGCAGCGGTGAAAAGAGCGCTGGGGACCAATCTGGTTACACCCTCTCTGGATGAGCAGCGCAATGAAGAGAATCATTTTAGTGTATTAAGCCGTGTCTCACGAGGAGGAAGTCATACCTATCAAGATGATAATGATAATTCTCAAAAGGCTTTCAAACAGCATCTGGCACTAAAGAAAGCTGATACTTCTCAGTGGGAGAGTATGTATCATCAGCCTCAAGACTCCTCTTATTTTAATTTTGATCATGGTACTGAGGAGAAAAAGGAAAGTGAGAATGCGCTGACTTTTCAAAGTGCTGCCAATCGTATGCCTAGCGGCGCGTCTTTATTTCATGATCCTGCCCATGGCAGTAGTGAACAGCCTTTCCAGATTCATCAAAATTATATTATGATCCAGGTGAAATCCGGCATGATGATCATAGACCAGCAGGCTGCTCATGAGCGAATTTTATACGAGCATTATTCACTGGCGTTAGAACGGAGGACGCCGGGACACCGTTCGGGCATCTCCCAGCAGACACTTTTTCCTCAGACACTGCTACTCAATCCATCGGATCTGGTGCTGGTACAGGAGCTTCGGGAAGAAATTAACGCTCTGGGATTTGATTTTACTATTTTTGGGCAGAACACCATCGTCATTAATGGCGTTCCTACTGATATCAAAGGTGGAAATGAGAAAGAAATTTTTGAAGGACTCATAGAACAATATAAATCTTATCAATCCGACCTGTCCAGTAACAAGAGAGAAAGTGTGGCACGCTCCATTGCCCGGCGAATGGCGGTCAAGAGAGGCCAGAAACTTAATCCGGCCGAAATGAGTACACTCATAGACCGACTGTTTGGTTGTTTGCACTCTGATTATGCTCCTGATGGGCGTAAAACCTACTACATACTGGAGCTAGATCAGATTTCAGGCTTTTTTAAATAA
- a CDS encoding serine hydrolase, whose protein sequence is MKNVLMLKKVFQHLLFHMAMVGLAILLAMQQVAASKPAGRMPQEQWITSAFDTLTLEEKIEQLFVFSVFGSAQEEDIQKLTQLINKYNIGGVIFRHGDVPDQLAVIQALQQSSSLPLLIGMNARTGLGTRLEGATRYPSFTALGAVQNETYLYELGAEVARQCRLLGIHINIAPALDIKGGVVQGQKEGDIMSDDFSQAFAKGLRYMQGMQDHGLIPCYRQYPLASPLAMANGGTRSLSPSPLLGNLVAQLNFTPDGEDIADKSLLLRNAIPETYLYEKYLKLEGLVFSEPLSQLKGDAGKLAVEALQAGNDMLLAGAEITQGIRGIKAALAEGSLKEDDIDRRVHKILRAKYLVGLDGIPENITDQDNEEKKLLWGNNARLLKQNLYEEAITVLRNEESLIPVRVLDTTTFASLSINLDQNGSSPFQKMLDNYASFAHYYIQDSKKDINYNSLFDQISQFEHIIVAFYAHPSRKEPEVNRELLTFLKFLQKKTKVTLVAFTSPYSLTELEKFPSLICAYDDDPVAQEVVPQILFGAIGAKGRLPINASKTLNAGVGVSTRGLARLGYSLPEAVGLNGNTLKLIDSLAQWAIDEEATPGCQVLIARKGKIVWEKGYGYQTYDKQSPITPETIYDIASVTKVAGTMQAIMFLQERGNINLDEKLSTYLPELQGTDKATITVREILLHRAGLRSFIPFWAMTKDRKGLNPSIYSFAQENEYDMQVASGLYAVSSLRDSVWHWTIDSKRITNKGRRNPSWRPEYNYRYSDLSFYLLHRLVEQVTNQPMDEFLRQNFYDPLGLSTLSYLPLRKFPLEKIAPTEEDKHFRNTLIRGTVHDEGAALYGGVAGHAGLFSNAHDLAVLMQMNLQDGIYGGDRYFQAGTINRFSIRQYNDSRRGLGWDKPEYLRDGGPTAPEASYASFGHLGFTGTAVWVDPKYDLVYIFLSNRIHPSVRNTKLLTEGVRTKIQSVIYQAMEDYNGR, encoded by the coding sequence ATGAAGAACGTCCTTATGTTGAAAAAAGTTTTTCAGCACTTACTTTTTCACATGGCAATGGTAGGCCTTGCTATTCTCTTAGCAATGCAGCAGGTGGCAGCCAGTAAACCGGCTGGCCGAATGCCTCAGGAGCAGTGGATTACAAGTGCTTTCGATACCCTCACCCTGGAAGAAAAAATTGAGCAACTCTTTGTATTTTCTGTATTTGGTAGTGCTCAGGAAGAAGATATACAGAAGCTCACCCAATTGATCAACAAATATAATATAGGTGGTGTCATCTTTCGTCATGGAGATGTACCTGACCAGCTTGCTGTTATTCAGGCTTTGCAGCAATCAAGTAGCCTGCCTCTACTCATCGGAATGAATGCCCGCACTGGCTTGGGAACGCGCCTTGAGGGTGCTACCAGATACCCTTCTTTTACTGCTTTGGGGGCTGTTCAAAATGAAACTTATTTATATGAATTAGGAGCTGAGGTAGCCAGACAGTGTCGTTTGCTGGGCATACACATCAATATTGCGCCTGCCTTAGATATCAAAGGGGGAGTAGTTCAAGGTCAGAAAGAGGGCGACATCATGAGTGATGACTTCAGTCAGGCTTTTGCCAAAGGGCTTCGTTATATGCAGGGTATGCAGGATCATGGACTGATTCCTTGCTACAGGCAATATCCTCTGGCCTCGCCATTGGCAATGGCAAATGGAGGAACCCGCTCCTTATCTCCCAGTCCTTTGCTGGGAAATCTGGTAGCGCAGCTTAATTTCACACCTGACGGAGAAGACATTGCCGACAAGTCTCTTCTCTTACGCAATGCGATTCCTGAAACTTATCTTTATGAAAAATATTTGAAACTGGAAGGGTTGGTCTTTTCCGAGCCCCTCTCTCAGTTAAAAGGAGATGCCGGTAAATTGGCTGTTGAAGCTTTACAGGCAGGTAATGATATGCTCCTGGCAGGCGCAGAAATTACCCAGGGTATCAGAGGCATCAAGGCGGCTCTGGCAGAGGGCTCTCTCAAAGAAGATGATATTGACCGAAGGGTACATAAAATTCTGAGAGCCAAATACCTGGTAGGGCTGGATGGGATACCAGAAAACATAACAGACCAAGATAATGAAGAAAAGAAGCTGTTATGGGGGAATAATGCCCGTTTGCTCAAACAAAATCTTTATGAGGAAGCCATTACAGTATTACGCAATGAAGAATCCCTGATTCCGGTACGTGTCCTGGATACTACTACTTTTGCCTCTCTTTCTATCAACTTAGATCAGAATGGCAGCAGCCCTTTTCAGAAAATGCTGGATAACTATGCGTCATTTGCCCATTATTATATACAGGATAGTAAAAAGGATATCAATTATAATAGCCTTTTTGATCAGATAAGTCAGTTTGAGCATATCATAGTAGCTTTTTACGCTCATCCTTCCCGCAAAGAACCAGAGGTTAACCGTGAGTTACTTACGTTTTTGAAGTTCCTGCAGAAAAAAACAAAAGTTACTCTGGTAGCATTTACCTCTCCTTATAGCTTGACTGAGTTAGAAAAATTTCCTTCTCTGATTTGCGCTTACGACGATGATCCTGTGGCTCAGGAGGTAGTGCCCCAGATCTTGTTCGGAGCCATAGGTGCAAAAGGACGTTTACCAATAAATGCTTCCAAAACTCTGAACGCTGGTGTAGGGGTTAGTACCCGAGGTTTGGCACGGCTGGGTTATTCTCTGCCGGAAGCAGTAGGTCTCAATGGCAATACACTGAAGCTTATAGATTCATTAGCTCAATGGGCTATTGATGAAGAGGCAACCCCTGGCTGCCAGGTCTTAATAGCCAGGAAAGGAAAAATAGTGTGGGAAAAGGGGTATGGTTATCAAACTTACGATAAGCAGTCACCCATTACTCCGGAAACGATTTACGATATTGCATCGGTGACCAAAGTGGCCGGAACCATGCAGGCCATCATGTTTTTGCAGGAAAGAGGTAACATAAACCTGGATGAAAAGCTTTCCACTTACCTTCCTGAACTGCAAGGTACGGATAAAGCAACGATAACAGTAAGAGAAATACTACTGCATAGAGCAGGCTTACGTTCTTTTATTCCCTTCTGGGCAATGACTAAAGATCGCAAAGGCTTAAACCCCAGCATATATAGCTTCGCTCAGGAAAATGAGTATGATATGCAGGTAGCAAGTGGACTCTATGCGGTAAGCAGCCTTAGAGATTCTGTATGGCATTGGACTATTGATTCAAAACGTATCACCAACAAAGGTAGGCGCAATCCCTCCTGGAGGCCGGAATATAACTATCGTTACAGCGATCTGAGTTTTTATCTTTTACACCGTCTGGTAGAGCAGGTCACTAATCAGCCGATGGATGAGTTTCTGAGGCAGAACTTTTACGATCCCCTGGGCTTATCTACCTTATCCTATCTTCCACTCCGAAAGTTTCCCCTGGAGAAAATAGCACCTACCGAAGAAGATAAGCACTTCCGAAATACGCTAATCAGAGGAACTGTACATGATGAAGGAGCGGCCTTATACGGTGGAGTAGCCGGGCATGCTGGGTTATTTAGCAATGCCCATGATCTGGCGGTACTGATGCAGATGAATTTGCAGGATGGCATTTACGGAGGAGATCGCTATTTTCAGGCAGGTACTATAAACAGGTTTAGTATCAGGCAGTACAATGATAGTCGCAGAGGTTTAGGTTGGGATAAGCCGGAATATCTAAGAGATGGCGGTCCTACTGCTCCTGAAGCCTCATATGCATCTTTTGGTCACTTAGGGTTTACCGGCACAGCAGTATGGGTTGATCCAAAATATGACCTGGTTTATATATTTCTTTCCAACCGTATCCATCCGAGTGTGCGTAATACAAAACTTCTTACAGAAGGTGTGCGTACAAAAATACAGTCGGTAATTTATCAGGCTATGGAAGATTATAACGGTCGTTGA
- the prfA gene encoding peptide chain release factor 1 — protein MIDKLEAIKDRFEEVGQLIVQPDTMADMKKYSKLNKEYKDLEKVVRKYDNYQNVLSELKSAKEMLSTEKDPDFRQMAKEEIEVKEEEKETLEEELKQMLIPKDPNDSKNVILEIRAGTGGDEAAIFAGDLFRMYQRFAEQKGWNLTVLDLTEGSSGGYKEIISTVSGEDVYAKLKFESGVHRVQRVPATETQGRVHTSAASVAVLPEMEDVEVEIDMNDVRKDTFCSSGPGGQSVNTTYSAVRLTHEPSGLVVTCQDQKSQIKNFEKALKVLRSRLYEIELEKHNAEVGAQRRSMVKSGDRSDKIRTYNYPQSRVTDHRINHTVYNLPTVMDGELDDFVEKLRIADNAEKMEERSS, from the coding sequence ATGATAGATAAATTAGAAGCTATAAAAGATCGTTTTGAAGAGGTCGGGCAGTTGATCGTTCAGCCCGATACTATGGCGGATATGAAAAAATATTCTAAACTGAATAAGGAATACAAGGATCTGGAAAAGGTTGTCAGAAAATATGATAACTATCAAAATGTTCTCTCAGAGTTGAAGAGTGCTAAAGAAATGCTTTCTACGGAAAAAGATCCGGACTTCCGCCAAATGGCCAAGGAAGAAATAGAAGTTAAAGAAGAAGAGAAAGAGACCTTGGAAGAAGAGCTCAAGCAAATGCTGATTCCTAAAGATCCTAACGATAGTAAAAATGTAATTCTGGAGATAAGAGCCGGTACTGGTGGGGATGAGGCAGCTATTTTTGCCGGAGATCTCTTCCGGATGTATCAGCGATTTGCAGAACAAAAAGGTTGGAACCTGACCGTGCTTGACCTTACAGAAGGCTCTTCCGGGGGCTATAAGGAGATTATCAGTACGGTATCAGGAGAAGATGTGTACGCAAAACTTAAATTTGAGTCGGGAGTACATCGGGTACAAAGGGTGCCTGCTACGGAAACCCAGGGCCGTGTACACACCTCTGCTGCCAGCGTTGCCGTATTGCCTGAAATGGAAGATGTAGAAGTAGAGATTGATATGAACGATGTCCGCAAGGACACTTTCTGTTCTTCCGGTCCGGGTGGTCAGTCAGTCAATACTACCTACTCGGCAGTACGACTTACCCATGAGCCCAGCGGGCTGGTAGTCACCTGTCAGGATCAGAAGTCCCAGATCAAGAATTTTGAGAAGGCACTGAAGGTACTTCGGTCACGCCTGTATGAAATAGAACTGGAAAAACATAATGCGGAAGTGGGTGCCCAGCGTCGTTCTATGGTCAAGAGTGGCGACCGTTCTGACAAAATCAGAACATACAATTATCCACAAAGCAGGGTGACCGATCACCGCATTAACCACACAGTATATAATTTACCTACTGTAATGGATGGTGAACTGGATGATTTTGTAGAAAAACTACGGATAGCAGACAATGCTGAGAAAATGGAGGAACGTTCATCCTAA
- a CDS encoding rhomboid family protein: MNSILDDFKNAFNRPNNGLMKILVINVVVFLALIFLRVILSFASAGEVYELILRQLMLPAALDNFIVKPWTLITYFFTHEGFFHILFNMLFLYWFGSLIMEFLGSQKFVNLYVLGGLVGGLFYILIYNTLPYFAGQVDTSRMLGASAGVYAIVVGAATFMPNYTISLILLGPVRIKYIAIFYVILSFAQSAGPNAGGELAHLAGAALGFIYIKQLQNGNDLGKPLASFFTFVQSFFVRQPKVKVSYRNAQKKNNSRAANHAKSKQEEIDAILDKISESGYDSLSKEEKQKLFDASKN, translated from the coding sequence ATGAACAGTATATTAGACGATTTTAAAAATGCCTTCAACCGGCCTAACAACGGCCTGATGAAGATTCTGGTAATAAATGTAGTTGTATTTTTGGCCCTGATTTTTCTCAGGGTTATTTTATCTTTTGCCAGTGCTGGCGAAGTATATGAACTGATTCTTCGTCAACTAATGTTACCGGCAGCATTAGATAATTTTATCGTCAAGCCCTGGACCCTGATCACTTATTTCTTTACCCATGAGGGCTTCTTTCATATTCTTTTCAATATGTTGTTTCTGTACTGGTTTGGCAGCCTGATTATGGAATTCCTGGGAAGTCAAAAGTTTGTAAATCTGTATGTGCTGGGCGGCCTTGTTGGTGGTCTTTTTTATATTCTTATTTACAATACCCTGCCTTACTTTGCCGGACAGGTAGATACTTCTCGTATGCTGGGAGCATCGGCTGGGGTGTATGCTATTGTAGTAGGTGCCGCTACCTTTATGCCTAATTATACAATTTCTCTTATTTTACTGGGGCCGGTCAGGATCAAGTACATTGCCATATTTTATGTTATTCTTTCGTTTGCACAATCTGCGGGACCGAACGCAGGAGGAGAGCTTGCCCACCTTGCAGGAGCAGCCTTAGGATTCATTTATATCAAGCAGTTGCAGAACGGTAATGATCTTGGGAAACCGCTTGCTTCATTCTTTACCTTTGTGCAGAGTTTCTTTGTCAGGCAACCCAAGGTGAAGGTATCTTACCGCAATGCTCAGAAAAAAAATAACAGCCGGGCAGCAAATCATGCCAAAAGTAAGCAGGAAGAGATAGATGCTATCCTTGACAAGATTTCAGAAAGTGGTTACGATAGCCTTTCTAAAGAAGAGAAGCAAAAACTCTTTGACGCTAGTAAGAACTAA
- a CDS encoding secondary thiamine-phosphate synthase enzyme YjbQ, with translation MQVFQKEIRLSSYPRGFHIITHLIEKEFTEIREIQQGLLHVFIQHTSASLTINENADPTVREDFESHMNKMVPENAPYYEHTLEGSDDMPAHIKSSLMGNSVTVPITGGRLNLGTWQGVYLCEHRNRGGKRKLVLTAYGQ, from the coding sequence ATGCAGGTATTCCAAAAAGAAATAAGACTTTCCTCTTATCCCCGGGGCTTTCATATCATTACCCATCTGATTGAAAAGGAATTTACTGAAATAAGGGAGATCCAACAGGGTTTACTACATGTTTTTATACAGCATACTTCTGCCAGTCTTACCATCAACGAAAACGCAGACCCTACAGTGAGGGAAGATTTTGAGAGCCATATGAATAAAATGGTACCGGAAAACGCTCCTTATTATGAGCATACGCTGGAAGGTTCCGACGATATGCCTGCCCACATCAAATCCTCACTCATGGGCAATAGTGTAACGGTTCCTATTACCGGAGGAAGGCTAAATCTGGGTACCTGGCAGGGGGTTTACCTTTGTGAACATCGCAACAGGGGAGGAAAAAGGAAGCTTGTACTGACTGCCTACGGGCAATAA
- a CDS encoding GAF domain-containing protein: MKKPKFTIGSKIFGGFISLIVVFAINAAVSIFTMNNSNTLINENIQVIDPSVKAIDEFILLVTESKMLITNWVYLQNNQEDKEALKDLHSFRYPELKDKMTALLPLWQDSTQRLTVDSVFLGFEELISIEKDIMSQLVSFENYEDAMIKWQATEAIESEVLPRTNELKAQLYAISVLKREEADLAQTTIIAASDNLRNITLILCTITIVIGMLGAYLLTRSITRPINHLKELIQRLGKGELPQEEEGDEKKKQKVNNDEVGDMAHAVDDLVNGLRDTSEFAEQIGEGNYQASFSPLSEHDVLGNSLINMRDNLQKVAEDDKKRNWTTEGTAKFGEILRQNNHNVGELSNIILSHIIKYVKANQGGMFIVQDADGSAPYMTLEACFAWDRQKYVEQKIYKGEGLVGQAWQEKDTIFLTDVPNDYISITSGLGDANPTSILIVPLLVNEEVYGAIEIASFQIFKDYEIEFLQKIAESIASTISSAKVNSRTQKLLEESTQMTEQMRAQEEEMRQNMEELQATQEELNRKQKSMMDRESRIKAVLDTASASFISINANGELDFFNKNTQKIFGYSEEQLSGINVSAFFKNVKAGEIVDYLKKHLHTESQHSLVNKAGLEFDAEIKLEDCNLNGQTYFIARIIEIQTHSKKAALKKED, translated from the coding sequence ATGAAGAAACCTAAGTTTACGATTGGTAGTAAAATTTTTGGTGGATTTATTTCACTTATTGTAGTATTTGCCATCAATGCGGCCGTTAGTATTTTTACTATGAATAATAGTAATACACTTATTAACGAAAATATTCAGGTCATTGACCCTTCTGTAAAAGCCATTGATGAGTTTATCTTACTCGTAACAGAATCCAAGATGTTGATCACCAACTGGGTTTATTTACAAAATAACCAGGAAGATAAAGAAGCGCTTAAAGACTTACACAGCTTTCGTTATCCTGAGCTAAAAGATAAAATGACTGCTCTCCTCCCACTTTGGCAAGACTCTACACAACGACTAACGGTAGATTCAGTGTTTTTAGGCTTTGAGGAGCTTATCTCTATTGAGAAAGACATCATGTCGCAACTAGTATCTTTTGAAAACTATGAAGATGCTATGATCAAGTGGCAGGCCACGGAAGCCATTGAGAGCGAGGTACTACCCAGGACGAATGAACTAAAGGCACAATTATATGCAATCAGCGTTTTGAAGCGTGAGGAAGCTGATCTGGCACAAACTACAATCATTGCTGCTTCAGATAATCTTCGTAACATCACCCTGATTCTGTGTACCATTACTATTGTTATCGGCATGTTAGGAGCATATTTATTGACCCGCAGCATTACCAGGCCTATTAATCATCTGAAGGAACTTATCCAACGTCTGGGCAAAGGCGAACTTCCTCAGGAAGAAGAGGGTGATGAGAAAAAGAAACAAAAAGTAAATAATGATGAGGTGGGTGACATGGCACATGCTGTGGATGATTTGGTAAATGGGCTTAGAGACACCTCTGAGTTTGCTGAGCAAATTGGTGAAGGTAATTATCAGGCATCGTTCAGTCCTCTTAGTGAACATGACGTGTTGGGCAATTCCCTGATCAATATGCGTGATAATCTACAGAAAGTAGCTGAGGATGATAAGAAGAGGAACTGGACTACCGAAGGTACGGCCAAATTTGGTGAGATACTCCGTCAGAACAATCACAATGTGGGCGAATTGAGTAATATCATTCTGTCGCATATCATCAAATATGTAAAAGCTAATCAGGGTGGGATGTTCATTGTACAAGATGCAGATGGATCTGCCCCTTATATGACTTTAGAAGCCTGCTTTGCCTGGGATCGCCAAAAGTATGTAGAACAAAAGATTTACAAAGGCGAAGGCTTAGTGGGTCAAGCATGGCAGGAAAAGGATACCATTTTCCTTACCGATGTTCCTAATGATTACATCTCTATCACTTCAGGATTGGGAGATGCCAATCCTACCAGCATTCTGATCGTACCTCTTCTGGTCAATGAAGAAGTATACGGAGCTATTGAGATTGCTTCTTTCCAGATATTCAAAGATTATGAAATAGAATTTCTACAGAAAATTGCTGAAAGTATCGCTTCTACAATTTCTTCTGCCAAAGTCAATTCCCGTACCCAGAAGTTGTTGGAAGAGTCTACGCAGATGACGGAACAAATGCGGGCTCAGGAAGAAGAGATGCGGCAAAATATGGAAGAACTGCAAGCTACTCAGGAAGAACTCAATCGCAAGCAAAAAAGTATGATGGACCGTGAGTCTCGTATCAAAGCAGTACTGGATACTGCGTCAGCTTCTTTCATCAGTATCAATGCCAATGGAGAATTAGATTTCTTTAATAAGAATACCCAGAAGATATTTGGTTACTCTGAAGAGCAGCTGAGTGGTATCAATGTCAGTGCTTTTTTCAAAAATGTGAAGGCTGGCGAAATTGTGGATTATCTGAAGAAGCACCTCCACACTGAATCTCAGCATAGCTTAGTAAACAAAGCCGGACTTGAGTTTGATGCAGAAATTAAGCTGGAAGATTGTAATCTAAACGGACAGACATATTTCATTGCAAGGATTATTGAAATACAAACGCATTCTAAAAAAGCTGCGCTGAAAAAAGAAGATTAA
- a CDS encoding rhomboid family intramembrane serine protease has protein sequence MFGRLTPIVKNLLIINIGIYLIQSFLNVNFVEIGGLRYIFADTFRPYQFFTHLFIHGGLGHLFGNMFALFIFGPLLERFWGGQRFLVFYLVTGLGAAFLYSAINFYEVNQLENAVEVYVDQPTPERFENFIMDHAEFAWRSPEVQNFLEQYYDNPSSSSYINQGKQLANQLLERKANIPMVGASGAIFGILMAFGLLFPNTELFLLFFPFPIKAKYFVLFYGLYELWSGFERVPGDNVAHFAHLGGMLFAFILIKVWQGKRNTFY, from the coding sequence ATGTTTGGAAGACTTACGCCTATTGTCAAAAACCTGTTGATTATCAACATCGGGATATACCTTATCCAATCTTTTCTCAATGTTAATTTTGTGGAGATTGGAGGGCTTCGTTATATTTTTGCTGATACTTTTCGTCCCTACCAGTTCTTTACCCACCTTTTCATCCACGGTGGGCTGGGGCACCTTTTTGGGAATATGTTTGCCTTATTTATTTTTGGCCCTTTGTTGGAACGTTTCTGGGGCGGCCAACGCTTTCTGGTATTTTACCTGGTTACTGGTTTGGGAGCCGCTTTTCTTTATTCGGCCATCAATTTCTATGAAGTCAATCAGTTGGAGAATGCTGTTGAAGTTTATGTAGACCAACCTACTCCTGAGCGTTTTGAAAACTTTATCATGGATCATGCAGAATTTGCATGGCGTAGCCCTGAGGTGCAAAACTTTTTAGAACAATATTATGATAATCCTAGTAGTTCCAGCTATATCAATCAGGGTAAGCAACTTGCCAATCAACTGCTGGAGCGTAAGGCAAATATACCTATGGTAGGGGCTTCAGGAGCTATTTTTGGGATACTGATGGCCTTTGGATTACTTTTCCCGAACACTGAATTATTTTTATTGTTTTTTCCTTTTCCTATTAAAGCAAAATATTTTGTATTATTCTACGGGCTATACGAGCTTTGGTCAGGATTTGAGCGCGTGCCCGGAGACAATGTAGCACACTTTGCTCACCTAGGCGGAATGCTATTTGCTTTCATACTTATCAAAGTATGGCAAGGAAAACGTAATACTTTCTATTAG